DNA sequence from the Pseudomonas tritici genome:
CAACAGGTCGTCGAAGTCGGTCTTGATGCCCTGCTCCATGTCGTCCAGCTCAAGCAACAACGTGTGGAAACTGGTCTCGTCCTTCGGTTCTTCCGGCTCGGCGCTGGCATCCGCCAACTCTTGCAGGCTGGCGGGCACGGGGGCGTCGTCGAAGTCCAGCACCGGGTCGGGTTCCATTTCGCGCAGTTCGGCGAGCGGCGGCAGGTCGTCGAGGTTTTTCAGGTTAAAGTGGTCGAGGAACACCTTGGTGGTGGCAAACATCGCCGGTTTGCCGGGAACGTCACGGTAGCCAACGATGCGGATCCACTCGCGCTCCAGCAAGGTCTTGACGATATGGCTGTTGACCGCCACGCCACGTACGTCCTCGATCTCGCCCCGGGTGATGGGCTGGCGGTAGGCGATCAGCGCCATGGTTTCCAGCATTGCCCGCGAATAACGTTGCGGGCGCTCTTCCCACAAACGCCCAACCCACGGGGAAAACTTCTCACGGATCTGCAGGCGATAACCCGACGCCACCTCGCGCAGTTCAAAGGCACGGCCGTCGCAGGATTTGCGCAATATCTCCAGCGCCTTCTTGAACACCGGCGGCTCAGGGCGCTCGGCTTCTTCAAAGAGTTCGAACAAGCGCTCCAGGGATTGCGGTTTACCCGAGGCCAGGAGAAAGGCCTCCAGCAGCGGCGCCAGTTCGCGGGGTTCAGTCAGATTCATCGATTCAGCTCTTTATTCGGCTCGCGCCCGCACGTGGATAGCCGCAAAAGGCTCATTCTGGACCAGCTCGACCAAGGATTCCTTGACCAATTCAAGGATCGCCATAAAAGTCACCACCACCCCCAGGCGCCCTTCTTCTTTCGTAAACAGTTCGACAAAAGGCACAAACCCGCCACCTTTGAGGCGATCCAGCACATCGCTCATGCGCTCGCGGGTCGACAACGCTTCGCGGCTGACCTGGTGGCTTTCAAACATATCGCCACGGCGCAGTACCTCGGCCATGGACATCAATAATTCTTCCAGGCTCACGTCCGGCAGCAACTTGCGCGCGCGGGCCTCGGGCGCGTCGAGTTTGGGCACGACCACGTCGCGGCCCACCCGGCTCAAGCCATCGATACCTTCGGCGGCCGCCTTGAAGCGCTCGTACTCTTGCAGGCGACGGATCAGTTCGGCGCGCGGGTCGTCTTCTTCGGCCTCAACCGTCTCCGAGCGCGGCAGCAGCATGCGCGACTTAATCTCGGCAAGCATGGCGGCCATCACCAGGTACTCGGCGGCCAGTTCCAGGCGCACCGACTGCATCAACTCTACATAGCCCATGTACTGACGGGTGATTTCCGCCACCGGGATGTCGAGGATGTTGATGTTCTGCTTGCGGATCAGGTAGAGCAGCAAGTCCAGCGGGCCTTCGAA
Encoded proteins:
- a CDS encoding segregation and condensation protein A codes for the protein MEVFLEAFEGPLDLLLYLIRKQNINILDIPVAEITRQYMGYVELMQSVRLELAAEYLVMAAMLAEIKSRMLLPRSETVEAEEDDPRAELIRRLQEYERFKAAAEGIDGLSRVGRDVVVPKLDAPEARARKLLPDVSLEELLMSMAEVLRRGDMFESHQVSREALSTRERMSDVLDRLKGGGFVPFVELFTKEEGRLGVVVTFMAILELVKESLVELVQNEPFAAIHVRARAE
- the scpB gene encoding SMC-Scp complex subunit ScpB: MNLTEPRELAPLLEAFLLASGKPQSLERLFELFEEAERPEPPVFKKALEILRKSCDGRAFELREVASGYRLQIREKFSPWVGRLWEERPQRYSRAMLETMALIAYRQPITRGEIEDVRGVAVNSHIVKTLLEREWIRIVGYRDVPGKPAMFATTKVFLDHFNLKNLDDLPPLAELREMEPDPVLDFDDAPVPASLQELADASAEPEEPKDETSFHTLLLELDDMEQGIKTDFDDLLRDGAAEPEAQVNVDVEPEVEPESEPEPEEDVLGVAEAREKLLAAVAALEQPPLSDEEDEARALAEAIENERREFED